AGTGAGGTGACTGCGgaatttttatttaaagcaaATAGAGAGTCTTCAAGTATTGAATATAATACAGTCCTTGTGATTGTTTCCACAGGTGCTTTCACCATTCGATTACGATGAGAGGAAGCTGACTACATCTTTGGGTAGCAACGGGACCTCAAACTGAGGTACTGCTAGAACATCATGGGGGACCCCAATACAGTAGCGTTGTACTACGTGGGGTGCGGTGAGGTGTGTAGTTCACTACCCGGCAGGCACATCGAGGGCCTCATTCATCTACTACTCCTTCGGCACCTCAGAGACGAGATACAATCCTCAGATGGTATTGAAGCATTTTCTCCGACCAGACCCCTCGGTGAGGCTATCGGGAGGCGGGTGGACTTCCTCCAGAGCGGGGACTTCAGCGGCCTGCGAGCCGTCGACCATGAGACAGGGGTGCTGTTCCTGGGGTCGAAGTGGTATGCTGTCGGTCAGTGCTCTGCTAGCACCACGCTAAGGCAGTGGTTCTCTATCACGGTGGGCTACACGGATGATAAAGAGTGGACTTGCTATGT
The sequence above is drawn from the Asterias rubens chromosome 9, eAstRub1.3, whole genome shotgun sequence genome and encodes:
- the LOC117294278 gene encoding uncharacterized protein LOC117294278, whose amino-acid sequence is MGDPNTVALYYVGCGEVCSSLPGRHIEGLIHLLLLRHLRDEIQSSDGIEAFSPTRPLGEAIGRRVDFLQSGDFSGLRAVDHETGVLFLGSKWYAVGQCSASTTLRQWFSITVGYTDDKEWTCYVFSAPSRRQSVVTSVLGLPCATCHCVEITYFDPPRNL